gagggacaGACAGGCCCCAAGGTGTTTCGGGAGTTTGTTGCAGAAGGTGAGCCATGACTCTGCATATCATCCGGTCCAAGTATAGGTATATACGACAAGTATGTGATAAACAGCTAACCAACATGACCAGTCCTTATCCTGTCGCACGCGACGACGATCAAGAAGCGCTACCAGGCCATGCTGCATGTCGGTGCCGTGTCGCAAACTTGTGCCATCATCGACATTGATCGCGAGCTGATTCGCACGGGTGATCGTGCCAATGTGGCCTTTCGCTTTGTCCAGCGTCCAGAGTATATCGCCCCTGGAGACCGACTACTTTTCCGAGAGGGCCGCACTAGAGGTCTCGGCATCGTGAAGTCTGTAGGGTACGATCCCAAGTATCCGCTGATGAGTGCTCCAGGTGATGGCAGTAAGGCAGCTGAGGAGAGCGAGCAGCAACCCACTGCAATAGAAACGAATGATGTAACGAGTGGAACGTAGGTTGTGGTGCTGGGCGATTGACACGGCTGGACGTAACACGCCGGTAGCTACTAGGTTTATGATGAGATTtggttctttttctccttttttttgtttactgTTCTTTTCCTTTATCCCTCTTAAGCGATAGAGTTGtatctttttcatcttctatattatatattattcaTGATTTGATAGCGATACACAGGGGGCTCTAGCTACCTCGTGTGTTTTATCCTTTCTATACAATCCTATTCCATTCACCAAAAACACTGCTTTAGCACGAGTTAGCCAGTACTTCCTTTGGCATTTCCAGCATCTTTATGATGCCCTCATCATCCGCACAATACTTGTCGAGATACATGCAAATCGCTTTGGCCTCTACAACACACCGTCGACGTAGCCACCAGTTCTCAAGAGGCACCACGAGACAGTGCCAGAATAAGAGGAGGAGCAGTGCCCGGGGGTCTTTCTCCTCGAGGAGAGATCTGTAGGTTGGATCGATGTGCGTAATGAAtgtgaggaagaggatggcaTTGTCTTCGTTGATTGTGTTAGGCCATAGGATGGACAAGATCACGCAAGCGCGGTGATAGGGATTTGTATCCGAGGAGGAAGTCGGAGTCGAGAGGCCGAAGAAGGAGTAGAAAAACGGCGAGAATACGCCTGGGCTGATGGGAGCGCTCCTGTCGATGTGTTGCTGCATGGGCGTGTTGTGGAGGATGTTGTGGAAGACGCTTTCCGGGCGAGACGGGTTGGCAATGTCCCAGACGACTTTCTTGCCGTAGCCCATCTTCAGCCAGTCCAGGTCGACGGCTGGGTTTGGGTCTGCGAGGGGCCATGCTGCCAGGGGGTCTTGGGTGCGTATGGAGGCGAAGGATGTGGCGCCGAGGATGGAGGCGCATACCCAGAGAGCGTCCCGGTGGGTGGAGGAGAGGGTTGTTGCTGGGGATGGGAGGGCGAGGAAGTGCTTGAGGATGGCGGTGCTGTGATACCAGTGGAAGGCGAGGGATTGGGAGTGagatggagggagggggTCTTGGGAGAGGTGAGTGTCGTGGAGGAGAGTGATGGCCAGCAAGATGTGGATGAGAAATGCGTGCTATGGAGGAGATGGTGGAGTTAGTTTCGGTCTATATGAAAACTTATCAGAATGGGAAGAGATGGGAAGAGAGGCGTACTTCAGCTACAAGGTTGTGAACGGCTTTGAAATACCCATCCCTCATAGTGGGGGTTCCCAGTGATGAGGCTGTCCTGCCATAGAACCGGCTCAGGGCGGCATGGTCTTCTGGTCGAAGAGCATATTCACCCAGCCTGCCCTGCAGAGGCAGGACGATGGGGATCCGGAGACcaggctggagatgggctTCTCGACAGAGGCCGTGTATAGATGTAGATGCAGGTATGGCTTGAGTGGGAGCGAGGCTGAGTCTAAAGACGCTGGAGCGAGACAGCTGGAGAGTTGGGCCGGTGCCTGAGTAGCTGCAGGTGAAGCCGGATGCTTGACAGCGGCGGCATGTGGGCTTTGATTCGTCGCACTATGGGTGTTTTTTCACTTGCGTGTAAGTTTATTGGATGTGCATGATATGGTTCAGGATTGTCTGATGTCAtgtgtgtttgtgtgtgCTACGGTATCACGGGCAACGATGAGGCGAGGTGAGGGGAGACGGGAAGAGGACGGATGGATGAATGAGAGGAATTTACTTTGACGCTGCGAATCTTGCAGTTGCCACAGCCAAGGCGAGACTTGCGATGAGTCTTGCGTTTGCGGACGGCGATGTCGTTGTTGGAGGCGATGCCGTCGGCCATTGTGGATTACGTATGGGTTTGGGTTTGAAGGTGTCCGGCCACGCCGGGTCGGGCCggaggcaaagagagagagacaaaataCGAGAGAGCTATAATCCAGGTTTTGCGTGTATTTCACAGCTATAACCGCGTATAGGGTCTCTGTTCGCCTCTTGTCCGAGAGGGTTTTGGATGGAGCTTTGAAAGTGGTTCCGaggtgtgtttttttttggaatctTTACATGTATTCTAGAAACAGTGGCGGGTTTGAGTTTACGTCAAGTACGTGTATAGAGTTGTGGGCGTTGTATTATGCTTAATTCCGGGTCGTTGCAGAATTGGGTAGTACTGGGGATGTTTTATGCTGAGATTGTCTTGGATGGGGAGAGACAGAATTTCTGTGTCTCGGACAGGAACGTGCAGGACATGCGCTCCGTGTGAGACGAGACAGTTGACATGTAATTGGAACATGATGCTATCTACGGGTGGGATGGTATTACTGCATAGTGTATGTAAATCAAGTCCCGGGTAGGGTGGTGGTCTGGATACAATgtagaggcagagaaggcaTACAGCACAGAACTCCATTATGCATGAAtgcatacacacatacaagCAATTATACAGCCAGCAGCTCCGCGCTGTTGGACCGGCGCCGTCGACAACAATCTCACCGCAAAAGGAAGCATCTCGGACATCAGGCCACCACCAAGTGGCAAAACTCACGCACCTCAGCTGAACCTGCTCGCTTCGTCTGCACAAGTATTACACGCACGCAACGGCCAACCTCGTACCCGCAGCGCTACGGGGTCACTCGACCTGCCTCACCATGTACAGAATGACCTACAGCCGGcgataaacaaaaaaaaaagacgtgAGTGATATGATGTGATTGCGCACGGAGTCGGTGGCTTCAACCGCCGCCAGCGAGCGCTAGCCAGAATGCGTATTTTTGCGACGACGCGAATcgcgagagaaaaaaaaaaaaaggaacaatTCCTATACTAGCTAGCTTGAGACGCGACGAGCACACGAGAAATTAACGTGAGAgggaaataaaataaaataaaatcacATAAaatcaaataaaaaaaaaggttccaGTCAGTAGCACCACGGAGAAAGCCATTGGGCGTCT
The Trichoderma asperellum chromosome 7, complete sequence DNA segment above includes these coding regions:
- a CDS encoding uncharacterized protein (EggNog:ENOG41~TransMembrane:1 (o369-388i)), translating into MADGIASNNDIAVRKRKTHRKSRLGCGNCKIRSVKCDESKPTCRRCQASGFTCSYSGTGPTLQLSRSSVFRLSLAPTQAIPASTSIHGLCREAHLQPGLRIPIVLPLQGRLGEYALRPEDHAALSRFYGRTASSLGTPTMRDGYFKAVHNLVAEHAFLIHILLAITLLHDTHLSQDPLPPSHSQSLAFHWYHSTAILKHFLALPSPATTLSSTHRDALWVCASILGATSFASIRTQDPLAAWPLADPNPAVDLDWLKMGYGKKVVWDIANPSRPESVFHNILHNTPMQQHIDRSAPISPGVFSPFFYSFFGLSTPTSSSDTNPYHRACVILSILWPNTINEDNAILFLTFITHIDPTYRSLLEEKDPRALLLLLFWHCLVVPLENWWLRRRCVVEAKAICMYLDKYCADDEGIIKMLEMPKEVLANSC